The Thermodesulfovibrionales bacterium genome has a window encoding:
- a CDS encoding disulfide isomerase DsbC N-terminal domain-containing protein gives MRKIVFLLAMMVLLVPASYTYAFSTTGQDCAKCHTLTKDEAVTLLKDLIPNLKVLDVVTSPMKGMWEVDVVANGKKGLVYVDFTKKYLISGSLVDIKEKKNVSQERLADISRVDVSTIPLGDAVVMGDKDAKYKIIVFSDPD, from the coding sequence GTGCGAAAGATCGTGTTCCTCTTAGCGATGATGGTGTTGCTGGTGCCGGCATCATATACGTATGCCTTCAGCACCACGGGCCAGGATTGTGCGAAATGCCACACCCTGACCAAGGACGAAGCAGTGACCCTGTTGAAAGACCTCATACCGAACCTGAAGGTACTTGATGTCGTGACGAGTCCCATGAAGGGAATGTGGGAAGTGGACGTGGTGGCGAACGGAAAGAAGGGGCTCGTCTACGTCGACTTCACGAAAAAATACCTCATCTCGGGCTCTCTCGTAGACATCAAGGAAAAAAAGAATGTCTCCCAGGAGAGGCTCGCCGACATCAGCAGGGTGGACGTATCGACAATCCCCCTCGGTGATGCCGTTGTCATGGGAGACAAGGACGCCAAGTACAAGATTATCGTATTCAGCGACCCCGATTGA